A genomic region of Megalobrama amblycephala isolate DHTTF-2021 linkage group LG6, ASM1881202v1, whole genome shotgun sequence contains the following coding sequences:
- the gpr143 gene encoding G-protein coupled receptor 143, with translation MSFLFAPFFFFSSSSVIMASPRLETFCCPNRDPATEFVISFQPLFFSAICVCSASVSFICSVLQILPKRRGYRRLGQYPHPKPASSLRILFIISVCDILGCSGIIVRSSIWLGLPNLINRISGGNSSDVWPEVFCVGSAMWIQLFFSASFWWTFCYAVDVFLVVKRSAGISTIVLYHMITWGLTLLLCVEGVAMLYYPSISSCENGLQHAVPHYITTYAPMLLVLAVNPVLFARTVSAVTSLLKGQQGIYTENERRLGSEIKIRFFKIMLVFVICWLPNIINESLLFYLEMQDDIKSSDLKNVRNAVLITWFIMGILNPMQGFLNTLAFHGWTGLDIDFSRQRRRELPWDSASTSVAVAGGYTPVVGSTLLYQSHVQEIKKNLSANGHQQPSDAISVLSEDSESSTVEIHISTEQREFEDAKPNGASLEISTG, from the exons AtgagtttcctctttgctcccttcttcttcttctcctcctcctccgtcATCATGGCCTCTCCGCGGCTCGAGACCTTCTGCTGCCCGAACCGCGATCCCGCCACCGAGTTCGTGATCAGCTTCCAGCCGCTGTTCTTCAGCGCGATCTGCGTCTGCAGCGCGAGCGTCAGCTTCATCTGCTCCGTCCTCCAGATCTTACCCAAGCGCAGGGGATACCGGCGGCTGGGACAGTATCCTCACCCCAAACCGGCCTCTTCCCTCCGGATACTCTTCATCATCAGCGTGTGTGATATCCTAGGATGttcag GAATCATCGTCCGGTCGTCCATCTGGCTCGGCCTGCCCAACCTCATCAACAGAATCTCCGGCGGAAACAGCAGTGACGTCTGGCCGGAAGTGTTTTGTGTTGGAAGTGCG ATGTGGATTCAGCTGTTCTTTAGCGCCTCCTTCTGGTGGACGTTCTGTTACGCCGTGGACGTTTTCTTAGTGGTCAAGAGATCAGCTGGCATTAG CACCATTGTGCTGTATCACATGATCACGTGGGGTCTGACGCTGCTGCTGTGCGTGGAGGGCGTGGCCATGCTGTACTACCCCTCCATCTCCAG TTGTGAGAATGGCCTTCAGCACGCCGTCCCTCACTACATCACCACATACGCACCGATGCTGCTGGTGCTCGCCGTCAACCCGGTGCTGTTCGCACGGACCGTATCGGCCG TGACGTCGCTGCTCAAAGGTCAGCAGGGCATCTACACCGAGAACGAGAGACGACTCGGATCGGAGATCAAAATACGATTCTTTAAGATCATGCTGGTGTTTGTCATTTG CTGGCTGCCCAACATCATCAATGAGAGTTTGCTGTTTTATCTGGAGATGCAGGATGACATTAAATCCAGCGATCTGAAGAATGTTCGCAACGCTGTGCTCATCACATGGTTCATCATG GGCATCCTGAACCCCATGCAGGGCTTCCTCAACACGCTGGCGTTTCACGGCTGGACGGGGCTGGACATCGACTTCAGCCGGCAGAGACGGCGAGAGCTGCCGTGGGATTCGGCCTCCACGTCGGTGGCGGTCGCGGGCGGATACACGCCGGTGGTGGGATCGACACTGCTCTACCAGAGCCACGTTCAGGAGATCAAGAAGAACCTGAGCGCAAACGGACACCAGCAGCCTTCAGACGCCATAAGCGTCCTCTCTGAAG ATTCAGAGTCTAGTACAGTAGAAATCCACATTTCCACTGAACAGCGAGAGTTTGAGGACGCAAAGCCCAACGGAGCGTCACTGGAGATTTCCACAGGCTGA
- the tbl1x gene encoding F-box-like/WD repeat-containing protein TBL1X — MSITSDEVNFLVYRYLQESGFSHSAFTFGIESHISQSNINGTLVPPAALISILQKGLQYVEAEISINEDGTVFDGRPIESLSLIDAVMPDVVHTRKQAFRDKLAQQQQQQAACSANSTAVQSHATKNGETALNGDENGTHALNNHFEAMEVDYEVQIPASKATVLRGHESEVFICAWNPVTDLLASGSGDSTARIWNLNENSNSSSTQLVLRHCIREGGQDVPSNKDVTSLDWNSDGTLLATGSYDGFARIWTKDGNLSSTLGQHKGPIFALKWNKKGNSILSAGVDKTTIIWDAHTGEAKQQFPFHSAPALDVDWQNNTTFASCSTDMCIHVCRLGSERPLKTFQGHTNEVNAIKWDPSGMLLASCSDDMTLKIWSMKHDSCVHNLQAHNKEIYTIKWSPTGTGSNSPNANILLASASFDSTVRLWDVDRGVCTHTLTKHQEPVYSVAFSPDGKFLASGSFDKCVHIWDTVSGALVNSYRGTGGIFEVCWNSVGDKVGASASDGSVCVLDLRK; from the exons ATGAGCATTACCAGTGATGAAGTCAACTTCCTGGTCTACAGATATCTGCAGGAGTCAG GTTTCTCTCACTCTGCGTTCACGTTTGGCATTGAGAGTCACATCAGTCAGTCCAACATCAACGGGACTCTAGTGCCACCTGCTGCTCTCATCTCCATCCTGCAGAAAGGACTTCAGTATGTGGAGGCCGAGATCAGCATCAACGAG GACGGCACGGTGTTTGACGGTCGGCCGATAGAGTCTCTGTCGCTCATCGATGCCGTGATGCCAGACGTGGTTCACACCAGAAAGCAGGCGTTCAGAGACAAACTCGCCcagcaacagcaacagcaaGCCGCCTGCTCTGCCAACTCGACAGCCGTTCAGTCCCACGCCACGAAGAACGGAGAAACCGCACTCAACGGAGACGAGAATGGCACCCACGCCCTCA ATAACCATTTTGAGGCCATGGAGGTGGACTATGAGGTCCAGATTCCTGCCAGTAAAGCCACGGTGTTGCGGGGTCACGAGTCAGAGGTCTTCATCTGTGCCTGGAACCCCGTCACTGACCTCTTGGCCTCAGG CTCTGGCGACTCGACGGCTCGCATATGGAACCTGAATGAGAACAGCAACAGCAGCTCCACTCAGCTGGTCCTGCGGCACTGCATCCGAGAGGGAGGACAGGACGTTCCCAGCAACAAGGACGTCACCTCATTAGACTGGAAC AGCGACGGCACTCTCTTAGCAACTGGATCTTATGACGGATTTGCGAGAATATGGACAAAAGACG GTAATCTGAGCAGCACACTCGGACAGCACAAAGGACCCATATTTGCACTGAAGTGGAACAAGAAAGGCAACAGCATTCTGAGCGCTGGAGTCGACAAG ACGACAATCATTTGGGACGCGCACACGGGTGAAGCCAAGCAGCAGTTTCCCTTTCATTCTG CTCCAGCGCTGGACGTGGACTGGCAGAATAACACCACCTTCGCCTCCTGCAGCACTGACATGTGCATACACGTGTGTCGCCTAGGGAGTGAGCGTCCGCTCAAGACCTTCCAAGGGCACACG AATGAAGTGAACGCCATTAAATGGGACCCGTCGGGAATGCTGCTGGCTTCCTGTTCGGATGACATGACGTTAAAG ATCTGGAGTATGAAGCACGATTCATGCGTTCACAACCTTCAGGCGCACAATAAAGAGATCTACACCATCAAATGGAGCCCCACGGGCACCGGGAGCAACAGTCCCAACGCCAACATCCTGCTGGCCAG TGCCTCTTTCGACTCGACGGTGCGATTATGGGATGTCGATCGAGGCGTTTGCACCCACACGCTCACCAAACACCAGGAGCCCGTCTACAGCGTGGCCTTCAGTCCGGACGGGAAGTTCCTGGCCAGCGGCTCCTTCGACAAATGCGTTCACATCTGGGACACGGTG AGCGGTGCGCTGGTGAACAGCTACAGAGGAACCGGAGGAATATTTGAGGTTTGCTGGAACAGTGTGGGAGATAAAGTCGGCGCAAGTGCGTCAGATGGATCG GTCTGTGTTCTTGATTTACGGAAATAG